A single region of the Streptomyces sp. ITFR-16 genome encodes:
- a CDS encoding SDR family NAD(P)-dependent oxidoreductase, whose amino-acid sequence MTSTSMEQVVAALRKSLTDNERLREENARLTSVSNDPIAIVAMACRYPGGAGTPEDLWRLVADGVDAVSGFPADRGWDPEVYDPEPGVPGKSYARDGAFLYDAAEFDPAFFGISPREALAMDPQQRLLLEVSWEAIERAGVDPTTLKGSRTGVYAGVMYHDYADGSAGSFVSGRVAYTLGLEGPAVTIDTACSSSLVALHTAAQALRSGECSLALAGGVTVMSTPDMLVYFSEQRGLAPDGRCKPFAAAADGTGWGEGAGVLLLERLSDARRNGHPVLALVSGSAVNQDGASSAMTVPNGPAQQRVIRGALADAGLTAAEVDAVEAHGTGTRLGDPIEAQALLATYGRSRPEGRPLWLGSVKSNFGHTQAAAGVAGIIKMVMAMRHGVLPKSLHVDTPSDQVDWSAGEVELLTEARDWQQAGHPRRAGISSFGLSGTNAHVIVEEAPAEAAEPAAERSELPAVPWVVSARTPEALADQAERLLTVTGAHSPEDIGYSLATTRTAFPHRAVVLGDRTDALAALASGEEHPGLVRGAVAQGRTAFLFTGQGAQRLGMGRGLYEAFPVFAGAFDAVCAQVDAHVGRSLRDVVWGEDAGALNATGYAQPALFAFEVALFRLVEAWGVTPDVVVGHSIGELAAAHVSGVLSLADAARLVVARGRLMQELPTGGAMVAVQASEAEVLPVLTDGVGIAAVNGPQSVVVSGTEAAALAVGEHFAAAGRKTSRLSVSHAFHSALMEPMLDEFRAVAQGLVYSEPRLQVVSTVTGELCSEWRSPEYWVDQVRRPVRFADAVRTAEGLGARTFVEIGPDAVLTALGTDSGVSVPLLRRNRPEPEAVVAALGRLYAEGARVDWEEFYAGSGARRIGLPTYAFQRTRYWVDAIRPGSAQHTHPLLGSVVTLADSGGAVLTGRLAVAAQPWLADHVVRDTVLFPGAGFVELAVRAGDHVGCEALEELALHAPLVLPEDGAVAVQVVVGAADDSARRTVGVYARDESGADPDWTLHAEGVLAEGGDEPAFDLAAWPPPGAAPFALDGAYEALRASGLAYGPAFQGLTAAWRLDGDVYAEVVLDEEVAADAYGLHPALLDASLHAALVEGAGESDGGTVLPFVWKDVRLFAVGTSAARVRISRPDPQSLALEIADADGAPVASVGGVVGRAMEDVPGAGGAAADPLYRVVWQPVGGAAPSPGEWQRWEDVPADGPVAGTVVLDCAQGEPADRNGPSAAHAVVERVLDVLQRWLADERFAAASLAVVTRGAVAVADGEPVDVGQAPVWGLVRAAQAENPGRFLLLDTDGSEDFGRVRAGEEPESAVRDGRTLAPRLARVTAPAAPEAVWDPDGTVLITGGTGGLGAIVARHLVTEHGVRHLLLAGRRGAQAPGADELRSDLEALGAGVAFAACDVADRDAVAALLAGVGPAHPLRAVVHAAGVLDDVMVTSLTAERLRGVLAPKADAALHLHDLTRDLDLTAFVLFSSVAGTLGSTGQANYAAANAFLDGLAAHRRAEGLPASSLAFGLWDTPGGMGTRLGAAELERMRQAGTPAIPADRGLALFDTALRSGVAATVPVRLDLGVLRAHADEIPALLRGLVRAPGRRAARAGSPVLRTRLAGLTGADRADAVLELVRTKIAAVLGHASGEAIEPGRAFDELGFDSLTAVELRNRLDAETGLRLPATLIFDHPTAEAVAAYVLTRLDGTPDAPPGPSAAVRAGDGDPVVIVGMACRYPGGVTTPDGLWQLVADGVDAIAPLPDDRGWDPGVYDPEPGVPGKSYARDGAFLYDAAEFDPAFFGISPREALTMDPQQRLLLEVSWEAIERAGVDPTTLKGSRTGVYAGVMYHDYAGGTAGSLVSGRVAYTLGLEGPALTVDTACSSSLVALHTAAQALRSGECSLALAGGVTVMATPDMLVYFSEQRGLSPDGRCKSFGAGADGTGWGEGAGMLLLERLSDARRHGHPVLAVVRGSALNQDGASNGLTAPNGPAQQRVIRGALADAGLTAAEVDVVEAHGTGTRLGDPIEAQALLETYGQGREEDRPLWLGSIKSNMGHTQAAAGVAGIIKMVMAMRHGMLPPTLHAEERSDQVDWSAGEVELLTTAQDWQPGDRPRRAGISSFGLSGTNAHVIVEEPPAEVAQPAERAELPLVPWVVSAKTPEALAGQAARLLTVADEYVPEDIGFSLVTSKAAFEHRAVVLGDRENALAALAGGEEHPGAVVGQARRGGKTAFLFTGQGAQRLGMGRGLYEAFPVFAAAFDAVCAEVDAHLGRSLRDVVWGEDAGELNATAHAQPALFAFEVALFRLVEGWGVTPDVVVGHSIGEVAAAHVAGVLSLADAVRLVVARGRLMQELPAGGAMVAVQASEDEVLAVLTDGVGIAAVNGPQSVVVSGTEAAALAVGEHFAALGRKTSRLSVSHAFHSALMEPMLSAFREVAAGLVYSEPQVPVVSTVTGELCSEWQSSEYWVEQVRRPVRFADAVRSAEEAGARTFVEIGPDAVLTALGDGDAAFVPLLRRNRPEPEAVVAALGRLYVEGARVDWEAFYAGSGARRVELPTYAFQRTRYWVEAPVAGGDAAASGQTALDHPVLRAAVVLPDDGGLVLTGRVSAGTHGWITDHDVLGSILLPGTGFVELAVRAGEQLDCGVLEELTLQAPLVLQPMGGTAVQVAVGAADDTGRRTVTIHSRTDDHPDMPWTRHAEGVLAPVQEDAPAEGLADWPPTGAEELSVAGAYPDLASAGYHYGPTFQGIKAAWRDGEVLYAEVALPEQAHEDAARFGLHPALLDAAMHVGLLDIPGREDGGQTLLPFAWNGVALHAAGAKALRVRITPVPQRDGLSLTVADEHGNPVLSVESLLSRPVWADQLGTGAGDALLRVDWQPVPLTGQSADLPDSAAYVCEVDDRGGDVPGAVRGVVGRVLGVVQEWLSVERAGGVVLAVVTRGAVAVGDGDVVDVRQAPVWGLVRAAQAENPGRFVLVDTDGSVPWERVAVLGEPELVVRDGVVWVPRLVRATGGGSGPVWGADGTVLITGGTGGLGARVARHLVSVHGVRSLLLVGRRGAGAPGVGDLVAELSGLGASVSVAACDVADRDALAGVIASVDPAYPLRGVVHVAGVADNGVVGSLTVERVDAVLRPKVDAAWYLHELTRDLDLSAFVMFSSAGGLVLAAGQGNYAAANVFLDALAVRRHAEGLPASSMAFGLWAVDTGMASHLAEADLERMRRAGTPALSEAEGLALFDAALASGLAATVPLRVDAGALRTRTDELPALLRGMAPPARKRSTAGQPQGASLAARIAGKSEEERTRIILDVVRDRAAAVLGHSSAEAVEPDRAFGELGFDSLGSVELRNQLTAVSGVRLPATLIFDYPSAAEVAGYIDARLVPAEPVSRAEADLRKLEALLTTEAPPAGPGRARLVERLRELAGRLDGPRPDDLVPAAPEVSGPDLDEVTADELFDILDNELGSTPATS is encoded by the coding sequence GTGACCAGCACATCGATGGAACAGGTCGTAGCAGCGCTCCGTAAGTCGCTCACGGACAACGAGCGGCTGCGCGAGGAGAACGCCCGGCTCACCTCCGTGAGCAACGACCCGATCGCGATCGTGGCCATGGCGTGCCGCTACCCCGGCGGGGCCGGCACGCCGGAGGACCTGTGGCGGCTGGTGGCCGACGGCGTCGACGCGGTCTCCGGCTTCCCGGCCGACCGGGGCTGGGACCCGGAGGTGTACGACCCCGAGCCGGGTGTGCCGGGGAAGTCGTACGCCCGGGACGGCGCGTTCCTGTACGACGCCGCCGAGTTCGACCCGGCGTTCTTCGGGATCAGTCCGCGCGAGGCGCTGGCCATGGACCCGCAGCAGCGGTTGCTGCTGGAGGTGTCGTGGGAGGCGATCGAGCGGGCCGGGGTCGACCCGACGACGCTCAAGGGCAGCCGGACCGGTGTGTACGCCGGGGTGATGTACCACGACTACGCCGACGGCAGCGCGGGCAGCTTCGTCTCCGGCCGGGTCGCGTACACGCTGGGCCTGGAGGGACCGGCCGTCACGATCGACACGGCGTGCTCGTCCTCGCTGGTGGCGCTGCACACCGCCGCCCAGGCGCTGCGGTCCGGGGAATGCTCGCTGGCCCTCGCGGGCGGCGTCACCGTCATGTCCACCCCGGACATGCTGGTGTACTTCAGCGAGCAGCGCGGCCTGGCTCCCGACGGCCGCTGCAAGCCGTTCGCAGCCGCTGCCGACGGCACCGGCTGGGGCGAGGGGGCCGGGGTCCTGCTGCTGGAGCGCCTCTCCGACGCACGCCGCAACGGCCACCCGGTGCTGGCGCTCGTCAGCGGCTCGGCGGTCAACCAGGACGGTGCGTCGAGCGCGATGACCGTGCCCAACGGACCGGCCCAGCAGCGGGTGATCCGTGGCGCGCTGGCCGACGCGGGCCTGACGGCCGCCGAGGTCGACGCCGTGGAGGCCCATGGCACGGGGACCCGGCTCGGTGACCCGATCGAGGCGCAGGCGCTCCTCGCCACCTACGGCCGGAGCAGGCCCGAGGGCCGGCCGCTGTGGCTGGGTTCGGTGAAGTCGAACTTCGGCCACACGCAGGCGGCTGCCGGGGTCGCGGGCATCATCAAGATGGTCATGGCCATGCGCCACGGCGTGCTGCCGAAGTCCCTCCATGTGGACACGCCGTCGGACCAGGTGGACTGGTCGGCGGGCGAGGTGGAACTGCTGACCGAGGCCCGGGACTGGCAGCAGGCGGGTCACCCGAGGCGCGCGGGCATCTCCTCGTTCGGGCTGAGCGGGACGAACGCCCATGTGATCGTCGAGGAGGCCCCCGCGGAGGCCGCGGAGCCTGCGGCGGAGCGGTCCGAACTCCCCGCCGTTCCCTGGGTGGTGTCGGCCAGGACGCCGGAGGCCCTGGCCGACCAGGCGGAACGGCTGCTCACCGTGACCGGCGCCCACAGCCCCGAGGACATCGGATACTCCCTGGCCACCACCCGTACTGCCTTCCCTCACCGAGCCGTGGTGCTCGGCGACCGGACGGACGCGCTCGCCGCCCTTGCGAGCGGCGAGGAGCACCCGGGGCTGGTGCGGGGAGCGGTGGCGCAGGGCAGGACGGCGTTTCTGTTCACGGGTCAGGGCGCGCAGCGGCTCGGGATGGGCCGTGGGTTGTACGAGGCGTTCCCGGTGTTCGCGGGCGCGTTCGACGCGGTGTGCGCGCAGGTGGATGCGCACGTGGGCCGGTCGTTGCGGGACGTGGTGTGGGGTGAGGACGCGGGCGCGCTGAACGCGACCGGGTATGCCCAACCGGCTCTGTTCGCCTTCGAGGTGGCGTTGTTCCGGCTGGTCGAGGCATGGGGTGTGACCCCTGATGTGGTGGTCGGGCACTCCATCGGTGAGCTGGCCGCTGCCCATGTGTCGGGAGTGCTGTCCCTGGCGGATGCGGCCCGACTCGTGGTGGCCCGGGGCCGGTTGATGCAGGAGCTTCCCACCGGCGGCGCGATGGTGGCAGTCCAGGCGTCGGAGGCCGAGGTCCTGCCGGTGCTGACGGACGGTGTGGGTATCGCGGCCGTGAACGGCCCGCAGTCGGTGGTGGTGTCGGGCACGGAGGCTGCCGCGCTCGCGGTCGGTGAGCACTTCGCCGCCGCAGGCCGCAAGACCAGCCGCCTGTCCGTCTCGCACGCCTTCCACTCGGCCCTGATGGAGCCGATGCTGGACGAGTTCCGGGCGGTGGCGCAGGGTCTGGTGTACAGCGAGCCGCGTCTCCAGGTCGTCTCCACCGTCACCGGGGAGCTGTGTTCGGAGTGGCGGTCGCCGGAGTACTGGGTCGACCAAGTCCGCCGGCCGGTCCGGTTCGCGGACGCCGTCCGCACCGCCGAGGGCCTGGGCGCGCGGACGTTCGTGGAGATCGGACCGGACGCCGTACTGACCGCCCTCGGCACCGACTCCGGCGTGTCCGTCCCGCTGCTGCGCAGAAACCGTCCGGAGCCGGAAGCCGTGGTCGCGGCCCTGGGGCGGCTGTATGCCGAGGGCGCCCGGGTCGACTGGGAGGAGTTCTACGCCGGTTCCGGTGCCCGGCGCATCGGCCTGCCCACGTACGCCTTCCAGCGCACCCGCTACTGGGTCGACGCGATCCGGCCGGGGAGTGCTCAGCACACACATCCGCTGCTCGGTTCGGTCGTCACGCTGGCCGACTCCGGTGGCGCGGTGCTCACCGGCCGGCTCGCCGTCGCCGCGCAGCCCTGGCTCGCGGATCACGTCGTGCGGGACACGGTCCTCTTCCCCGGTGCGGGGTTCGTGGAGCTGGCGGTGCGCGCGGGTGACCACGTGGGCTGCGAGGCGCTGGAAGAACTCGCGCTGCACGCGCCCCTCGTTCTCCCCGAGGACGGTGCCGTCGCCGTGCAGGTCGTCGTCGGGGCCGCCGACGACTCGGCCCGCCGCACGGTCGGTGTGTACGCGCGCGACGAGAGCGGCGCCGACCCGGACTGGACCCTGCACGCGGAAGGAGTGCTGGCCGAGGGCGGCGACGAGCCCGCCTTCGACCTGGCCGCGTGGCCCCCGCCGGGCGCGGCGCCCTTCGCGCTCGACGGTGCGTACGAGGCGTTGCGCGCGAGCGGTCTCGCGTACGGTCCTGCCTTCCAGGGCCTGACGGCCGCCTGGCGGCTCGACGGTGATGTGTACGCGGAGGTGGTGCTCGACGAGGAGGTTGCGGCCGACGCGTACGGGCTGCACCCGGCGCTGCTTGACGCCTCGCTGCACGCGGCGCTGGTGGAGGGTGCCGGGGAGAGCGACGGCGGGACGGTTCTGCCGTTCGTGTGGAAGGACGTGCGGCTGTTCGCGGTCGGGACGTCCGCCGCCCGGGTACGGATCTCCCGGCCGGACCCGCAGAGCCTGGCCCTGGAGATCGCGGACGCGGACGGGGCCCCGGTGGCCTCGGTCGGCGGGGTCGTCGGGCGGGCGATGGAGGACGTGCCCGGTGCCGGGGGCGCGGCTGCGGACCCGCTGTACCGGGTCGTGTGGCAGCCGGTCGGCGGCGCCGCCCCTTCGCCGGGCGAGTGGCAGCGCTGGGAGGACGTACCCGCCGACGGCCCCGTGGCCGGCACGGTCGTACTGGACTGCGCACAGGGAGAGCCGGCGGACCGGAACGGTCCGTCCGCCGCCCATGCGGTGGTCGAACGGGTGCTGGACGTGCTCCAGCGGTGGCTGGCGGACGAGCGGTTCGCCGCGGCCTCCCTCGCGGTCGTCACGCGCGGCGCCGTGGCCGTGGCCGACGGCGAGCCGGTCGACGTAGGGCAGGCCCCGGTGTGGGGTCTGGTGCGGGCCGCGCAGGCGGAGAACCCCGGCAGGTTCCTGCTCCTGGACACCGACGGTTCGGAGGACTTCGGGCGCGTCCGGGCCGGCGAGGAGCCGGAGTCGGCGGTCCGCGACGGACGGACCCTGGCTCCCAGGCTGGCCCGCGTCACCGCCCCCGCCGCTCCCGAAGCGGTGTGGGACCCGGACGGGACCGTGCTGATCACCGGCGGTACGGGCGGGCTGGGCGCGATCGTCGCCCGCCACCTGGTGACCGAGCACGGCGTACGCCACCTGCTGCTCGCCGGCCGCCGTGGCGCACAGGCGCCGGGTGCGGACGAACTGCGTTCGGATCTGGAGGCGTTGGGGGCAGGCGTCGCGTTCGCCGCGTGCGACGTGGCCGACCGTGACGCCGTTGCCGCGCTGCTGGCCGGGGTGGGCCCGGCCCACCCGCTGCGGGCGGTCGTCCATGCGGCGGGCGTGCTCGACGACGTGATGGTCACCTCGCTGACGGCCGAGCGCCTGCGGGGTGTCCTCGCGCCCAAGGCGGATGCCGCCCTGCACCTGCACGACCTCACCCGCGACCTCGACCTCACCGCGTTCGTCCTGTTCTCCTCCGTCGCCGGGACCCTCGGCTCGACGGGACAGGCCAACTACGCGGCCGCCAATGCCTTCCTCGACGGTCTCGCCGCGCACCGACGGGCCGAGGGCCTGCCGGCGTCGTCGCTGGCCTTCGGGCTGTGGGACACCCCCGGCGGCATGGGCACCCGGCTCGGAGCGGCCGAACTGGAACGCATGCGCCAGGCCGGCACCCCCGCGATCCCCGCCGACCGCGGCCTCGCCCTCTTCGACACCGCCCTGCGGTCCGGCGTGGCGGCCACGGTCCCCGTCCGCCTCGACCTCGGGGTCCTGCGCGCGCACGCCGACGAGATCCCCGCCCTGCTGCGCGGTCTCGTACGCGCCCCCGGGCGCCGGGCGGCCAGGGCGGGATCCCCGGTCCTGCGGACCCGGCTCGCCGGACTGACCGGCGCCGACCGGGCGGACGCCGTCCTGGAGCTGGTCCGTACGAAGATCGCGGCGGTCCTCGGACACGCCTCGGGCGAGGCCATCGAACCGGGCCGCGCCTTCGACGAGCTGGGCTTCGACTCGCTCACCGCCGTCGAACTCCGCAACCGGCTCGACGCCGAGACCGGACTGCGCCTCCCGGCCACGCTGATCTTCGACCACCCGACGGCCGAGGCCGTCGCCGCGTACGTCCTGACGCGCCTCGACGGCACTCCGGACGCGCCTCCCGGCCCGTCCGCCGCAGTGCGGGCGGGCGACGGGGATCCGGTCGTCATCGTGGGCATGGCCTGCCGCTACCCGGGCGGGGTGACCACGCCCGACGGCCTGTGGCAGCTGGTCGCGGACGGTGTGGACGCGATCGCCCCGCTGCCCGACGACCGGGGCTGGGACCCGGGGGTGTACGACCCCGAGCCAGGTGTGCCGGGGAAGTCGTACGCCCGGGACGGGGCGTTCCTGTACGACGCGGCGGAGTTCGATCCGGCGTTCTTCGGGATCAGTCCGCGCGAGGCGTTGACCATGGATCCGCAGCAGCGGTTGCTGCTGGAGGTGTCGTGGGAGGCGATCGAGCGGGCCGGGGTGGACCCGACGACGCTCAAGGGCAGCCGTACCGGTGTGTACGCCGGGGTGATGTACCACGACTACGCGGGCGGCACGGCCGGGAGCCTGGTCTCCGGGCGCGTGGCCTACACCCTGGGTCTGGAGGGCCCCGCGCTCACGGTGGACACGGCGTGCTCGTCGTCTCTGGTGGCGCTGCACACCGCCGCCCAGGCGCTGCGGTCCGGGGAATGCTCGCTGGCCCTCGCGGGCGGCGTCACGGTCATGGCGACCCCGGACATGCTGGTGTACTTCAGCGAGCAGCGCGGCCTCTCGCCGGACGGCCGCTGCAAGTCCTTCGGCGCCGGCGCGGACGGTACGGGCTGGGGCGAGGGCGCGGGCATGCTGCTGCTGGAGCGGCTGTCGGACGCCCGGCGCCACGGTCATCCGGTGCTGGCCGTGGTGCGCGGCTCGGCGCTCAACCAGGACGGCGCGAGCAACGGCCTGACCGCTCCGAACGGACCGGCCCAGCAGCGGGTGATCCGCGGTGCGCTGGCCGATGCGGGCCTGACGGCCGCCGAGGTCGACGTGGTGGAGGCGCACGGTACGGGGACCCGGCTTGGTGACCCGATCGAGGCGCAGGCCCTGCTGGAGACGTACGGCCAGGGGCGCGAGGAGGACCGGCCGCTGTGGCTGGGGTCCATCAAGTCCAACATGGGTCACACGCAGGCGGCGGCCGGGGTCGCGGGCATCATCAAGATGGTGATGGCCATGCGCCACGGGATGCTGCCGCCGACGCTGCACGCGGAGGAGCGGTCCGACCAGGTGGACTGGTCGGCGGGTGAGGTGGAACTGCTCACCACCGCTCAGGACTGGCAGCCGGGCGACCGGCCCAGGCGCGCGGGCATCTCGTCGTTCGGGCTGAGCGGGACGAACGCCCATGTGATCGTCGAGGAGCCGCCTGCGGAGGTGGCGCAGCCGGCCGAGCGGGCCGAACTGCCCCTGGTCCCCTGGGTGGTGTCGGCGAAGACCCCGGAGGCGCTGGCGGGTCAGGCCGCGCGGCTGTTGACGGTGGCCGATGAGTACGTCCCCGAGGACATCGGGTTCTCCCTGGTGACCTCGAAGGCGGCGTTCGAGCACCGCGCGGTGGTCCTCGGAGACCGGGAGAACGCGCTCGCCGCCCTTGCGGGGGGCGAGGAACACCCGGGGGCCGTGGTCGGCCAGGCGCGTCGTGGCGGGAAGACGGCGTTCCTGTTCACGGGTCAGGGTGCGCAGCGGCTGGGGATGGGTCGTGGGTTGTACGAGGCGTTCCCGGTGTTCGCGGCGGCGTTCGATGCGGTGTGTGCGGAGGTTGACGCGCACTTGGGTCGGTCGTTGCGGGATGTGGTGTGGGGTGAGGATGCGGGCGAGCTGAATGCGACCGCGCACGCTCAACCGGCTTTGTTCGCCTTTGAGGTGGCGTTGTTCCGGTTGGTCGAGGGCTGGGGTGTGACGCCTGATGTGGTGGTGGGGCACTCCATTGGTGAGGTGGCTGCCGCGCATGTGGCGGGGGTTCTGTCGCTGGCGGATGCGGTCCGGTTGGTGGTGGCTCGTGGTCGGTTGATGCAGGAGCTTCCTGCTGGTGGTGCGATGGTCGCGGTCCAGGCGTCGGAGGACGAGGTCCTGGCGGTGTTGACGGACGGTGTGGGTATCGCGGCGGTCAACGGGCCGCAGTCGGTGGTCGTTTCGGGCACGGAGGCGGCTGCTCTCGCGGTCGGTGAGCACTTCGCCGCGCTCGGTCGCAAGACGAGCCGCCTGTCCGTCTCGCACGCCTTCCATTCGGCGTTGATGGAGCCGATGTTGTCGGCGTTCCGGGAGGTGGCGGCGGGGCTGGTGTACTCCGAGCCGCAGGTCCCGGTGGTCTCCACGGTCACCGGGGAGCTGTGTTCGGAGTGGCAGTCGTCGGAGTACTGGGTCGAGCAGGTTCGCCGGCCGGTCCGTTTCGCGGACGCCGTCCGCAGTGCGGAAGAGGCGGGTGCGCGGACGTTCGTGGAGATCGGGCCGGACGCCGTGCTCACCGCGCTCGGTGACGGTGACGCCGCCTTCGTCCCGCTGCTGCGCAGGAACCGTCCCGAGCCCGAAGCCGTGGTCGCTGCCCTCGGCCGGTTGTACGTGGAGGGTGCCCGGGTGGACTGGGAGGCCTTCTACGCCGGCTCCGGTGCGCGCCGGGTCGAGCTGCCCACGTACGCCTTCCAGCGCACCCGCTACTGGGTCGAAGCCCCGGTCGCCGGTGGTGACGCCGCAGCCTCCGGGCAGACCGCGCTCGACCACCCGGTGCTCCGGGCGGCCGTCGTTCTGCCTGACGACGGCGGGCTCGTCCTCACGGGCCGGGTCTCCGCCGGTACGCATGGGTGGATCACCGACCACGATGTCCTCGGGTCGATCCTGCTGCCGGGCACCGGGTTCGTGGAGCTGGCCGTCCGGGCGGGCGAACAGCTCGACTGCGGGGTCCTGGAAGAACTCACCCTGCAGGCGCCCCTGGTGCTGCAACCGATGGGCGGCACGGCCGTTCAGGTGGCGGTGGGGGCGGCGGACGACACCGGGCGCCGGACCGTGACGATCCACTCGCGCACCGACGACCATCCGGACATGCCGTGGACGCGCCACGCGGAAGGCGTGCTGGCACCGGTGCAGGAGGACGCCCCGGCGGAGGGCCTTGCCGACTGGCCGCCGACGGGGGCCGAGGAACTGTCCGTGGCCGGCGCCTACCCGGACCTCGCGTCCGCCGGGTATCACTACGGGCCGACCTTCCAGGGGATCAAGGCCGCCTGGCGGGACGGCGAGGTGCTGTACGCGGAGGTGGCCCTCCCGGAGCAGGCGCACGAGGACGCCGCCCGGTTCGGTCTCCACCCCGCCCTGCTGGACGCGGCGATGCACGTCGGACTGCTCGACATCCCGGGCCGGGAGGACGGCGGACAGACCCTGCTGCCCTTCGCCTGGAACGGGGTCGCGCTGCACGCGGCCGGGGCCAAGGCGCTCCGGGTGCGGATCACCCCCGTCCCGCAGCGGGACGGGCTCTCGCTGACGGTCGCCGACGAACACGGCAACCCCGTGCTCTCCGTGGAATCGCTCCTCTCCCGGCCCGTGTGGGCCGACCAACTCGGCACCGGGGCCGGCGATGCGCTGCTCCGGGTCGACTGGCAGCCCGTACCCCTGACCGGGCAGTCGGCCGATCTGCCCGACTCCGCCGCCTACGTGTGCGAGGTGGACGACCGGGGCGGCGATGTTCCGGGTGCGGTGCGTGGCGTGGTGGGTCGTGTGTTGGGTGTGGTGCAGGAGTGGTTGTCGGTGGAGCGGGCTGGGGGTGTGGTGTTGGCGGTGGTCACGCGGGGTGCGGTGGCTGTGGGTGATGGTGATGTGGTGGATGTGCGGCAGGCTCCGGTGTGGGGTTTGGTGCGGGCGGCGCAGGCGGAGAATCCGGGCCGGTTCGTGTTGGTGGATACGGATGGTTCGGTGCCGTGGGAGCGGGTGGCGGTTCTGGGTGAGCCGGAGTTGGTGGTGCGGGATGGTGTGGTGTGGGTGCCGCGTCTGGTGCGTGCCACGGGTGGGGGTTCGGGTCCGGTGTGGGGTGCGGACGGGACCGTGTTGATCACGGGTGGTACGGGTGGTCTGGGTGCGCGGGTGGCGCGTCATCTGGTGTCTGTGCATGGTGTGCGGAGTCTGTTGCTGGTCGGTCGTCGGGGTGCGGGGGCGCCGGGTGTTGGTGATCTGGTCGCGGAGCTGTCCGGTCTGGGTGCGTCGGTGTCCGTGGCCGCGTGTGATGTGGCGGACCGGGATGCGTTGGCGGGGGTGATCGCGTCGGTGGATCCGGCGTATCCGCTTCGTGGTGTGGTGCATGTGGCTGGTGTCGCGGACAACGGTGTGGTTGGTTCGTTGACGGTGGAGCGTGTGGATGCGGTGTTGCGTCCGAAGGTGGATGCGGCGTGGTATCTGCATGAGTTGACCCGTGATCTGGACTTGTCGGCGTTTGTGATGTTTTCCTCTGCCGGTGGTCTTGTGCTGGCGGCTGGGCAGGGCAACTACGCGGCGGCCAATGTTTTCCTGGATGCGCTTGCTGTCCGTCGTCATGCCGAAGGGCTTCCGGCCAGTTCCATGGCGTTCGGCCTCTGGGCCGTCGACACCGGCATGGCCTCCCACCTCGCCGAAGCCGACCTGGAGCGCATGCGCCGGGCCGGGACTCCCGCGCTGTCCGAGGCCGAGGGGCTGGCGCTGTTCGATGCCGCGCTGGCGTCGGGCCTGGCCGCCACCGTGCCGCTCCGGGTGGACGCGGGCGCCCTGCGCACCCGTACCGACGAACTCCCCGCCCTGCTGCGGGGCATGGCCCCGCCGGCCCGCAAGCGGTCCACCGCAGGGCAGCCGCAGGGCGCCTCGCTCGCCGCGCGGATCGCCGGGAAGAGCGAGGAGGAGCGGACCCGGATCATCCTGGATGTCGTACGGGACCGTGCGGCGGCCGTGCTCGGGCACTCCTCCGCCGAGGCGGTCGAACCGGACCGCGCGTTCGGGGAGCTGGGCTTCGACTCGCTCGGCTCGGTGGAGCTGCGCAACCAGCTGACGGCGGTCAGCGGCGTGCGGCTGCCCGCCACGCTGATCTTCGACTACCCGAGCGCTGCGGAGGTCGCCGGGTACATCGACGCCCGCCTGGTCCCGGCCGAACCGGTGTCCAGGGCGGAGGCGGACCTCCGGAAGCTGGAGGCCCTGCTGACGACCGAGGCGCCGCCGGCCGGACCCGGGCGCGCGCGACTCGTCGAGCGGCTGCGGGAGTTGGCCGGACGGCTCGACGGACCGCGTCCGGACGACCTGGTCCCGGCCGCACCGGAGGTGTCCGGCCCCGACCTCGACGAGGTCACCGCGGACGAGCTGTTCGACATCCTCGACAACGAGCTCGGCAGCACCCCCGCGACCTCCTGA